TTCTGGCGCACCGGGGTGACGCTGGTGCTCGCCACGCTGCTGTCGCTCGCGTGGGCCCCGGGACACCTGGTGGGCTTCCTCACGGTGGGCCTCGCCTCCGCGCTGCTGTACGGGTTGCTGGTGGGCCCCGTGGCCTTCGTCGGGCCGCTGGCGTCCTACGTGCGGCCCCGGTGGAACGCGCTCACCGCGCGCCTGTCTCCCTCCAAGCCCTCCGGGACGGTATGAGCCACGGCCTGCGTCTCCTGCTCGTCGCGCGGCACCGCGCCGTGGTGGGCGGGGTGGAGTCCCACCTGCGCACGCTGCTGCCGCTCCTCCAGGCCCGGGGCCATTTCCCCGCGCTCCTCGTCGAGCATGACGCCGCCCCCGGGCAGGCACGCCTCGACGAGGGGCTCGGCATTCCCGTGTGGAGCACCGCCGCGCTCGGACGCCAGGGCGCGCTCGAGGCCGTGGCGGCGTGGCGGCCCGAGCGTGTCTACCAGCACGGGGTACAGGATCTCCGTCTGGAGGAGGCGCTGCTGGAGCGCTACCCGGCGCTGCTCTTCCTCCATGCTTATTACGGCACGTGCATCAGCGGGATGAAGCGCCATGCCTTCCCCCGGCCCGTGCCCTGCGAGCGGGTGCTCGGCCCCGGGTGCCTCGTGCACTACCTGCCGCGCCGCTGTGGGGGACGCAGCCCGCTCACCGCCCTGCGCGAGTACCGCTACCAGCAGCGCCGCCTCGCGCTCGCCCGCCGCTACGGCACCGTGCTGGTGGGCAGCCGGGCCATGCGCGAGGAGTACCTGCGCCATGGGCTCTCCGCCTCGCAGGTGGTGTGCGTGCCGCTCTTCGGAGATGGAGCGCCGGACCCCGAGCCTCCCGCGCCGCGGCCCCTGTCCGGACAGGTGTTGATGGTGGGGCGGCTCACGGACCTGAAGGGCGGGGTGGAGCTGGTGCGCGCGCTGCCCGGGGCCCGTGCGGCGCTGGGCCGCGAGCTGGAGCTGGTGGTGGCGGGGGATGGACCGGAGCGCCCGCGCATGGAGTCGGAGGCGGCGGCGCGGCGCGTGCCGGTGCGCTTCGTGGGGTGGGTGGACCGGGCGGAGCGGGAGGCGCTGATGCGGCGGGCGGACCTGCTCGCGGTGCCCAGCGTCTGGCCCGAGCCCTTCGGCATGGTGGGCGTGGAGGCCGGTGGCGTGGGCCTGCCCTCGGTGGCCTTCGCGGTGGGTGGCATCCCCGACTGGTGCGAGCCGGGCGTGTCCGGTGAGCTGGCGCCGGGCAACCCGCCCACGCCCGAGGGCCTTTCGGGTGCCATCGCCCGGGCGCTCGCGGACACGGGCCACCATGCGCGGCTGTGCGAGGGGGCCTGGCACATGGCCCGGCGCTTCAACGCCGGCAGTCACGTGGACGCGCTGTGCGAGCGCCTCAAGGCACCCGGGCGGTGACGAGCATCTGGGTGCACAGCCGCTCACGCGCGGCGGGGCCCAGGCGCTTCACCCACGTGTCGAGCGCGAGATACAGCCGTCCCAGGGCCGGCCGCGAGGGCAGCAGGCGCACCCCGGCGTGCCCCGAGAGGAAGGGCGTCACCGACAGCTCGACGTCCACCTGGGAGAAGCCGGCCGCGCGGCACATCCGCTCCAGCTCCTCGGCCGTATAGAGGAAGAGGTGCCCGTCCGCGTCGGGCTTGAATTGCCGGGACTCGAGCGCGGTGAAGTCCTCCACCTGCGAGTGCGTGGGCAGCTTCGAGCGGAAGTACGCGCCATTGGGCGTCGTCAGCATCAGGGTCCCCCCGGGCCGGAGGAAGCGGCGCAGGTGCGCGAGCATCCGGTCTCCATGCGCCACGTGCTCGATGACCTCGCACGCGAGCACCAGGTCGAACGTCCCCAGCCGCTCCGGGTCGAGCGCGAAGAAGTCCCCGGCCTCCCAGCGCAGCCGCTCCCCGGTGGTCCACGCGCCGAACAGCTCCCGCGTGGGCTGCAAGTCATTGGCGACGACTTCCCGTCCCTCCTCGTACAGGCACGCCGCGGTGAAGCCGCCACCGGTGGCGATCTCCAGCACGCGCTCCGGCCGCAGCGAGCGCGCCTTGCGCAGCGTGTCCAGGACGCGGTAGCGGCCGTAGGCCTCGTAAGAGGGCGGCCAGGCCGGGTGGTGCTGCCACGCGTCGTCCCGCACCACGGGATGGTCCGGGCTCGTGCGTCCCAGGGCCGAGAACCCCCGCGCGCACACCTCCAGGTACACGCGCTCGAACTCCCGCGTCAGCACGCCCAGCAGGTGGTCTCGTGACGTCGGCGTCGTCATGGGGCGCGACCATAACGGCTCCGGCACCCGGCGAGGAGCACTGCCCACCCGGCCGCTCCCCTCCCGAGCGGCGTGGGGCTTTCATGGCGCTCGCGCGGGCGGAGCGGATATGGCAGGACGGACGGGGTCTCCCGTATGCGCTCCCTCCTCACCGCCGTTCGCGACAACGCCAGCGCCGTCCAGAAGCGGCTCGTCCCCCTGCTCGCGGGCCAGCCCCGTCTCGCCTACGTGGGAGGCCATGGTGTCCACAACCTCGGTGACGACGCGCTCTTCGAGGCCGCGCAACAGGTGCTCGACGGGTACCACGTCGCCACCTTCCGCTTTCCGCCCCAGGAGCGGCGGCTGGCGCGGCTGGGGTTGTCCGGCGCGCGCTACTTCCAGCAGTTCATCCTCGGCGGGGGGACGTTCATCAACTCGTACGGGCTGCCCGTGGTGCGGACCGCGCTCGAGCTGGGGCTGCCCGCCTGGACGCTGGGCACGGGGGTGGGCAGTGCCGGCTTCCACATGAAGGCCCGGCCGGAGCTGCTGGAGTGGCGTGCGCTGCTGCGGGACTTCCGGGCCGTGGGCGTGCGAGGTCCGCTCTCGAAGGCCGCGCTCGACGAGCTGGGCGTTCCGCGGGTGGAGGTGATTGGCGATCTCGCCCTGGTGTCCACGCGCGAGCGCGCCGAGCCGCCCGCGCTCCCGCGCCGGTTCGCCGTCAACATCATCTACACGACGCCCGGCGAGCGCGAGGGCTACCCGGATGAGCGGCTGGAGGGGCTGGAGCGGGCCATCCGGCACTTCGTGGCACAGGGCTGGGAGCCCGTCTTCGTGGCCATGCACGCGTGGGATGTGCAGAGCCTGCGACGCCTCGCGGCCAAAGTGGGACTGGAGGCCGCCGTCATCCACGAGCCCCGGACGGCCGAGGCGTACATGCGGCTCGTCGCTCCGTGCACCCTCACGCTCGCGGTCCGCCTGCACGCCGCGGTGCTCTCGTGCTGCGCGGGCACGCCCGTGCTCATGCTGGGCTACCGGGAGAAGTGCCTCGACTTCATGGCCTCGTTGGGGCTGGAGCACTGGCACGTGGACCTGTGCGTGCCGGAGCAGGACATCTTCTCGCGCGCGCTGGAGCTGGCGGAACAGGCGGATGGACTGCGGGAGCCCCTCCTGGCGCGGGCCCGGGAACGGCGGAGGAGCATCCAGGAGTATGTTCGCAAGCTGCTCCCTCGTCCTTGAGGTGGCTTGAGCCCCCGCGGGTGGCCGCCTATAAGCAGCGCCTCATGCGGATGCCCTGGTGGATGAAGGCGCTCCAGCGCCGGGTGGTGATTCCCGTCCTCTCCCGGACGCGCCCCGAGGTGCGGGTCCGGGTCCACGACTTCCAGATGAAGGTGGACCTCCGGGATGAGATCGTCGGCACCCTGCTCTACGTCGAGGGGGACTACGAGCCCGAGTTCCGCCGCCTGTTGGAGCACCTGGAGCTGGAAGGTGGGGTGTGCCTGGACATCGGCGCCAACATCGGCCTGCACACGCTGACGCTGAGCCGGCGGGTGGGACCGCGAGGCAAGGTGCTCTCCTTCGAGCCGGAGCAGCACAACCACGAGCTGCTGAGGGAGAACCTGCGCCTCAACCACGTGGAGAACGTGGATGCGCGCCGCATGGCGGTGGGGGACCGGATGGGCTCGGTGCGCATGGCGCTCCACCCCTACAACTACGGGGACCATCGCGTGGCTCAGGAGGGCGCGGGCGGCGCGGGGCAGGAGGTGCCGCTCACGACCGTGGACGAGGCGGTCAAGGACCTCCCCGATGGGGCGATCCGCCTGGTGAAGATCGACGTCCAGGGCTACGAGCACAACGTGCTTCGGGGCATGCGGCGGACGGTGGAGCGCAATCCCGGCCTGGTGCTCATCCTCGAGGTCTTCCCCGAGGCGCTCCAGCAGGCCGGCTCTTCCGCCTCGAAGCTGGTGCAGACCCTGGTGGACATGGGCTTCGATGGTTGGGAGCTCCACCAGCGCCGGTTGATTCCCCTGGGCCAGCCGTGGATCTACGACCAGATGTGGAACAGCTGCGAGGCGAACCTCGTGCTCTCGCGCGACACCGGCCGGCTGAAGCAGGTGGTGGGCCAGAGCTTCGGCCGCACGCTGCCCTGAGCGGACGCGCTTCGCTCAAGGCGTGACGGACTCGAACCACGTGCGCAGCCGGGCCAGCGGCTCCCGCGCCACGTGGGCCTCGACGGCGGCGCGTGCCCGCGCGCCCATGCCGGGCAGCTCGGCGCGGCGGCGGAGCGCGTCCTCCAGCGCCGAGGCGAGTGCGGGGGGCTCGCCCGCGGGAACGACCCAGCCCGTACGGCCGGGCTCGACCCAGGAGGCGGCACCACACTGGTCCGTCACGACGACGGGCAGCCCGCAGGCCATGGCCTCGCCCACCACGAGCCCGAAGCCGTCCTCCAGCGAGGGCAGCACGAAGAGCTCGGAGCGTTGGTAGACGGGGCGCGGGTCTCCCGGCATCGCCTCCACCTGGAGTCCCTGGCGCTCGCGCTGGAAGAGCCGCCGGGACACGCGGTCTCCCGTGGCGCCCACGAGGTGGAGCTGGACGCGCCCGGCGCCCACCTGGCGCACCGCGCGCAGCAGGTGGTGGAAGCCCTTGCGCACGTCCAGCGAGCCGACGAAGCACACGCGCAGCGGCCCCTCGGCGGCGGGCCGCGGGGGAGGCGGCTGGAAGCGCTCCAGGTCGATGGGCAGCTCGATGATGGTGACCTTTCCCTCGGGCACTCCGCGGCGGACGAGGGAGTCGCGGGACCAGGGGGAGGAGACGCGGATGGCGCTGGCGAGTGTGTACTCGCGCTGGATGCGGCGCACGGCCGCGGGGGTGGGGTGTCCCAGGTGGGGGCGGCGGGCCTGGCGCCACGTCTCGCGGACGTAGACGTCCCGGAAGCCGGCGATGTGCCCGTTGGGGTTGTCGACGACGCAGGGCACGCCCGCGCGCCGGGCCCACTCGAGGGACTCGAGCCCCACCTGCGTGAAGGTGTACAGCCGCGAGGGGCGCAGGTGCTCCAGGCGGGCCGCGGCCCACTGGCCGAGGTGCTCGTCCAGGTGGAGCTGGAGCGCTCCGGTGAGCCAGCGGTAGGGCGTCCAGCGCCGCACCGCCGCGAGCAGGGAGCGCGGGGGCGAGTGCCAGACAATGCCCGGGAGCGAGGCCAGCCGGGCGTCGGTGGGAGGCGGACCGAGCACATGCAGCGGCGCACCCGGGCCGGAGAGCGCGCGCAGCAGGGAGGCCGCGTGGACGCCCATGCCTCCCGCGCCCGCCGCGGCACCACTGACGAGGGCGGTGCCCGGGGTGTGTGTGCTTCCGCCGTGCATCCGTCCCCCTTACCCAATTCCACCCGGGTGCGACAGGACAGTGTCGGCTGCTGGCTTCTCCAGCATGCAGGCAACAGAAGGGCGGTACCCGGGGACATTGACGCTCCGCGCCAGCCCCGCCACCATGCGCGGCCCTGGGGATGGAGGTCGAGAGATGATTACCTATCTGGTGGCCTTCCTCGTCGCACTGATGGTGGCGTTGGTGCTGACGCTGGTGGTGCGCAACCGCGCGCTGGCGTGGGGTCTGCTGGACCAGGCCAACTCCAGCCGCAAGGTGCACGTGCGGCCCATCCCCCGCCTGGGTGGCATTGGCATCGTGGGCGGCTTCTTCGCGCCCCTGTGCGCGCTCTTCCTGGTGGACTCGGGGGTGGGCCACCACTTCCGCTACCACACGGAGTTGGTGCTGGGCCTGTTCGCGGGCGGGGTGGGGATCGCGGCGCTGGGCCTCTACGACGACCTGCGCGGCGCGGGCGCGAAGCTGAAGTTCAGCGTGCAGCTGCTGTTGGCCTTGGGACTGTTCGCGCTCGGCTTCCGCATCGAGCTGATCGCCAACCCCTTCGGGCCGCCGGTGCCGCTGGGGTTCTTGAGCCTGCCCTTCACGGTGCTGTGGGTGGTGGGCGTCATCAACGCGCTCAACCTGATTGATGGGCTGGACGGGCTGGCGGGCGGGGTGGCCTTCTTCGGGGTGGGCACCAACTTCATCCTCGCACTCAGCCGGGGCGACGTGCTGCTGTGCCTGGTGATGGCGGCGCTGGCGGGAGCCATCCTTGGCTTCCTCGTCTTCAACTTCAACCCGGCCTCCATCTTCATGGGGGACACGGGCAGCATGTTCCTGGGCTTCGTGCTGGCGGCCGTCTCCATCAAGACGAGCGCCAAGAGTGGCACCGCGGTGGCCATGCTGGTGCCGGTGATGGCGCTGGGCCTGCCCATCATGGACACGCTGCTGGCCATGGTGCGGCGCACGGTGCTCGGCCGGCCCATGTTCAGCGCGGACCGCGAGCACATCCACCACCGGATGATGAGCCGCATGGTGCTCAGCCACCGCGCGGCGGTGCTGGTGCTCTACGGCCTGTGCGCCCTCTTCACCCTGACGGCGCTCGGCCTGCATTGGGCCAACACCGCGCAGAGCGCCATGCTGCTCACGGGCATGGCGGTGGTGGTGGCGGTGCTGATGCGCAAGCTGGGCTACCTGGACCTGAGGCGCGCCAGTGACATGGGCGAGGCGCGGCGCAAGAACATCCGCCTGCGCTCGCTGGTGAAGGACGTGACGGACGCGGTGCGCGCTGGCAACGGGGTGAAGGACCTGTGGGACGCGGTGCGCCCGCTGGCGGAGGCGCTCGATGCCTCGCGCCTGGAGCTACGCCTCGAGCGCCAGCGCGAGGGCAATCGGGATGGCCTCACCTTCGAGACGCAGCGGCCCGCGGGCTCGGCGCTGCCGTTGGAGGTGGGCCTGGAGGTGAAGAGCGGGGACGAGACGCTCGGCCGCTTCATGATTGCCTGGAGTGACGGGCGCTCGGAGATCAACCGCGACGAGGAGCTGGCGTTGGAGCTGGTGGCGGACGCGGTGGGAGACCGGGCGGCGAAGCTGCTGGCGCTGGCGGACGCGGATCCGCAGCGCGTGGTGGCGCTGCGCCGGTGAGTGGCGAGGGCGCGGGGGCGCTGCTGGAGGTGCTCCGGGCCTGGCCCGAGGCCCCGCGTGGCGCCGTGCCCATGGACGTGGCGGCCCTGGTGCACGCGGCGGCGAGGCATGGGCTCGCGGGCTTCGTGCAGCACGCGTTGGGGCGCTCGGAGTGGACGCTGGCCGAGCCGGTGCGCACGAACCTGCGCCGCGAGGCCTTGGCCCAGGCGGCCCGGGGCATGCGGGTGAAGGCGTTGCTGGTGCGCAGCCTGGACGCGCTGGCCGCGGTGGGCGTGGTGCCGGTGCTGCTCAAGGGGTACGGGTTGGGCCTGCGCCTGTACCCGGAGCCGCTGCAGCGGGCCACCACGGACGTGGACCTGCTGGTGGCGGACGGGGAGGTGGGCGTGGCGTCGGGTGCCCTGGTGGGGCTGGGGCTGAGGGCGCTCGGCGAGGCGGCGGCGGCACATGCGCGGGAGCACGAGCACCACCTGACGTTCACGGGCGCGGCGGGAATGGTGGAGCTGCACTTCCGTGCGCTGGTGGGGTACGGCCAGACGCTGGAGGCGGAGGCTCTGCTGGCGCGCGCGGAGGAGGCCACGCTGGAGGGCCGGCGGGTGCGCTACCTGCGCGCGGAGGACGAGCTCGTGTACCTCGCGATTCACGCGAGCAACCACCTGTTGCAGCGGCTGGCGTGGCTCTTCGACTTGAAGCTGCGGGTGTTGGCGAGCCCGGGGCTGGACTGGGGACGGGTGGTGGAGGTGGCGAGGGGGACGGCCTTCCCACATCTGGCCTGGTACGCGCTGGAGGCGGCGCGGAGGCTGACGGGGGCCGCGGTGCCGGAGGAGGTGCTGGCGGCGCTGGCTCCTCCCCTGTGGCAGCGGCGGATGGCGGCGCGCTTCTTCACCGCCGGGCGGCTGCTGGAGACGGAGTTGATGAACCACAAGCCGGCGTGGGTGGCGGCCAAGCTGCTGCTGGCACCTCGGCTGCTGCCCATGGCGCGCTACACCCTGCGCCGGTTGTGGGACGACGGGCTCACGGTCCTGCGTTCGAGGTGAGCGCGGCGGGGCCTTTCTCCGCGCTCAGCTGGTGGTCCAAGGTCAGACGAGATGGGCTATTTCCGCTCGGAAACGCTTCATCTTGTGGGCGACCAGGAACTGGTGGAACCGCTGGGAGATGAGCAGCAACGGCTCTGGACGATAGGGGCCCATGCGCTGCCCCAGGGTCTGTCGCGTGCGGAACCAGTCCACCCCGCTCATGCTGGAGCGTTGGATGTGGACCTCGGAGAGCACGGTGAAACCGGCCACGTGTCCTTCAGGGCAGCGCGCACTGTCCGGCTCTGGAGCGAAGAAGCTGTGTCCCACCAGGGTCCGAGGCGACAGCTCCAACGAGCATTCGGGTAGCAGGAGCTGGTACCAGGCCGTGCTGGGCGTTCCATTCCGGCTCACCACCGGCCCTGTTTCGTAGCCGCGGATGCCCACGGCGTTCATCTCCTCGGCCAACCGGGCGGAGATGACGAGCTCTCCCCCCAGTGTCTGGGCGATGTCCCGCTTCGGTATCCGGTTCAAATCCAGGTGCAGGGGGCCCACCTGCCTGGCGCCGAAGCCACAGTGGGGACAAGCCTTCGTCTCATCATAAACCGTGCCGCAATCTTGTCCTGTGGGCTCGAAGAGCGGACGCACCTTGAGCCAGAAGAGTTCCGCTCGTTTCAATTCCTCGCGGGTGTACTCCCGGTGGATGTCCCAGAACGTCACCGCGATCGAGCCGTTCCTTCGCTTCTCCAGCTCGTATTGCCGTATCTGCTCGACGAGCGGATCATCCAGTTCAAGCACGACCCGGCGTGCCATCCCTGTCTCTTGGCCTACCGTTGGAGGGAGGAACTGCCGGGCGTCGTCCGCGAAGAGCCGCACCTCGATGGTTTCCCGCATGGTCAGAAATGGACTCCAGGGAGCGGGTATTTGGAATAGACCTTCTTCATGAGCTCCAACACGATTTGGAGAGGTGGCTTTTCCAGTCCATAGCCAGCCAGTCGCCGGAACTCGTTGGTGATGAGCTGGTGGTAGGCAGGGTCCAGATCCACCGTGGGGCCGTTTTCCGGACCGCCGAGGTACCGGGGCTGGATGTGGTGCTTCTGCTTGGGGCCACCGGCAAGGTGGGGAAATGCCTTGTGTGCCTCCTGCAGCCCCCTGTCGTACTGGGCCTGAGCGGACTTCTCATCGAGCGAGGGCGGAGCTGACAAGAGGACGAGTGCGCCGGCTCCGGTTCCCAATACCCCGGCCATGGCTCCGGCAGGCACGCGTAGCAACTCCACCGCCAGCGTGCCCTCGGCACTGAGTCTCAGCACCGGGAGGTGAGCCCCGCTACCCGCCACGCGAGCGCCCACCTTGGCCGCGCCTCCCGAAAGCATGAGCAGGTGCGTAGACAGTCGCGCTGCTTCCCGCACCTGTTCGCGCAGGGGCCTGTCTCCGTAGCGCGCGAAGTAGTCAGGGGTGGACTCAATGAGGGTGGCAACGGTGGTGGGCAGTTGGTGCAGACCCTCGAGCGTGCCAGGGATATCCAACAGGCCGGCGGCCAGGGCATCGACCGTTTCCTCCATGGCGTCCTGAGCGCCATCCAGGGCCGTATTGAGGAGGTCTTTGTCCAATCCCTGCTCGCCCAGGGGAATAGGGCTGGAGAGGCGGAGATCGTCGTCCACCGGGTAGAAGACACCTCCATGGGAGAAGTAGAGGTGGCCGACGAGGAAGTTGCCGCCGACGAGGGCACCCTCGCGCAAGACGACCTGCCCCATGCGTTGTAGCGGTTGGCCGGAGGATGCGGATGCGAGATACCCATCAGGCCGCATGACGACGAGCGCGAGGAACCGCTCGCACCAGGGGAGCAACTCGGAGGAGGGTACCTGCCGGCCTTGCGATACGGCATGGCGCAGCAACCAGGCGAGGGCCGTACGAGGAGCGAAGGTGCGTAGAGGGAGTGGAGTTCTGGCCAGCCAGGTCCATAGGGAGATGGCGTGCTGGGAACTCAGTCCTCGTCCTGGAGCCAGACGCAGGTTCTCTTCCACCTGGGCGGACTCCTGCAGGAGGGCACAGGTGTCGCGTCCCTGGGGAATGAGTGGGCGGTACGTCTCCCACCAGGACTCGGAGAGTGCAACCGGGCTCGAGGGAGAGGCCGAAGAAGAGGACGAGGGCAGCGGATGCGGCTGCGCACGGTCCATACGCCAGTGTGCGCCCGTAGTGCAGCCGGTCAGCAATGCAATGAGCGTCAGGGCCCATAGCGTCTTGGCGTGGAACCGGGAGATGGAGTACGCGTCGAGGCTCATCATGCTTGAACCGGCCGAGGAAGCGCCGGGCTCTGGCGGAGCGCAGGCCCGGCGCGTGCGGACTACTGCGAGAGGGACGTGCTCGACACCTTCGGGGCGCCGGGAGCGGCCGGGCTGAGCTGGAACACGTCGCCGGAGAGGGTGATGGAGTGATTGCAGTAGAAGCCCAGGAACGAGCGGATGGCGTGGTCCTCGCGCAGGTTCATCACCACCTGGTTGGGCTGGAGCTTCGCGGACTCGTA
The sequence above is drawn from the Archangium gephyra genome and encodes:
- a CDS encoding glycosyltransferase family 4 protein, producing MSHGLRLLLVARHRAVVGGVESHLRTLLPLLQARGHFPALLVEHDAAPGQARLDEGLGIPVWSTAALGRQGALEAVAAWRPERVYQHGVQDLRLEEALLERYPALLFLHAYYGTCISGMKRHAFPRPVPCERVLGPGCLVHYLPRRCGGRSPLTALREYRYQQRRLALARRYGTVLVGSRAMREEYLRHGLSASQVVCVPLFGDGAPDPEPPAPRPLSGQVLMVGRLTDLKGGVELVRALPGARAALGRELELVVAGDGPERPRMESEAAARRVPVRFVGWVDRAEREALMRRADLLAVPSVWPEPFGMVGVEAGGVGLPSVAFAVGGIPDWCEPGVSGELAPGNPPTPEGLSGAIARALADTGHHARLCEGAWHMARRFNAGSHVDALCERLKAPGR
- a CDS encoding class I SAM-dependent methyltransferase, producing MTTPTSRDHLLGVLTREFERVYLEVCARGFSALGRTSPDHPVVRDDAWQHHPAWPPSYEAYGRYRVLDTLRKARSLRPERVLEIATGGGFTAACLYEEGREVVANDLQPTRELFGAWTTGERLRWEAGDFFALDPERLGTFDLVLACEVIEHVAHGDRMLAHLRRFLRPGGTLMLTTPNGAYFRSKLPTHSQVEDFTALESRQFKPDADGHLFLYTAEELERMCRAAGFSQVDVELSVTPFLSGHAGVRLLPSRPALGRLYLALDTWVKRLGPAARERLCTQMLVTARVP
- a CDS encoding polysaccharide pyruvyl transferase family protein, translated to MRSLLTAVRDNASAVQKRLVPLLAGQPRLAYVGGHGVHNLGDDALFEAAQQVLDGYHVATFRFPPQERRLARLGLSGARYFQQFILGGGTFINSYGLPVVRTALELGLPAWTLGTGVGSAGFHMKARPELLEWRALLRDFRAVGVRGPLSKAALDELGVPRVEVIGDLALVSTRERAEPPALPRRFAVNIIYTTPGEREGYPDERLEGLERAIRHFVAQGWEPVFVAMHAWDVQSLRRLAAKVGLEAAVIHEPRTAEAYMRLVAPCTLTLAVRLHAAVLSCCAGTPVLMLGYREKCLDFMASLGLEHWHVDLCVPEQDIFSRALELAEQADGLREPLLARARERRRSIQEYVRKLLPRP
- a CDS encoding FkbM family methyltransferase, whose translation is MAAYKQRLMRMPWWMKALQRRVVIPVLSRTRPEVRVRVHDFQMKVDLRDEIVGTLLYVEGDYEPEFRRLLEHLELEGGVCLDIGANIGLHTLTLSRRVGPRGKVLSFEPEQHNHELLRENLRLNHVENVDARRMAVGDRMGSVRMALHPYNYGDHRVAQEGAGGAGQEVPLTTVDEAVKDLPDGAIRLVKIDVQGYEHNVLRGMRRTVERNPGLVLILEVFPEALQQAGSSASKLVQTLVDMGFDGWELHQRRLIPLGQPWIYDQMWNSCEANLVLSRDTGRLKQVVGQSFGRTLP
- a CDS encoding glycosyltransferase family 4 protein, with the protein product MHGGSTHTPGTALVSGAAAGAGGMGVHAASLLRALSGPGAPLHVLGPPPTDARLASLPGIVWHSPPRSLLAAVRRWTPYRWLTGALQLHLDEHLGQWAAARLEHLRPSRLYTFTQVGLESLEWARRAGVPCVVDNPNGHIAGFRDVYVRETWRQARRPHLGHPTPAAVRRIQREYTLASAIRVSSPWSRDSLVRRGVPEGKVTIIELPIDLERFQPPPPRPAAEGPLRVCFVGSLDVRKGFHHLLRAVRQVGAGRVQLHLVGATGDRVSRRLFQRERQGLQVEAMPGDPRPVYQRSELFVLPSLEDGFGLVVGEAMACGLPVVVTDQCGAASWVEPGRTGWVVPAGEPPALASALEDALRRRAELPGMGARARAAVEAHVAREPLARLRTWFESVTP
- a CDS encoding MraY family glycosyltransferase, with translation MITYLVAFLVALMVALVLTLVVRNRALAWGLLDQANSSRKVHVRPIPRLGGIGIVGGFFAPLCALFLVDSGVGHHFRYHTELVLGLFAGGVGIAALGLYDDLRGAGAKLKFSVQLLLALGLFALGFRIELIANPFGPPVPLGFLSLPFTVLWVVGVINALNLIDGLDGLAGGVAFFGVGTNFILALSRGDVLLCLVMAALAGAILGFLVFNFNPASIFMGDTGSMFLGFVLAAVSIKTSAKSGTAVAMLVPVMALGLPIMDTLLAMVRRTVLGRPMFSADREHIHHRMMSRMVLSHRAAVLVLYGLCALFTLTALGLHWANTAQSAMLLTGMAVVVAVLMRKLGYLDLRRASDMGEARRKNIRLRSLVKDVTDAVRAGNGVKDLWDAVRPLAEALDASRLELRLERQREGNRDGLTFETQRPAGSALPLEVGLEVKSGDETLGRFMIAWSDGRSEINRDEELALELVADAVGDRAAKLLALADADPQRVVALRR
- a CDS encoding nucleotidyltransferase family protein; this encodes MSGEGAGALLEVLRAWPEAPRGAVPMDVAALVHAAARHGLAGFVQHALGRSEWTLAEPVRTNLRREALAQAARGMRVKALLVRSLDALAAVGVVPVLLKGYGLGLRLYPEPLQRATTDVDLLVADGEVGVASGALVGLGLRALGEAAAAHAREHEHHLTFTGAAGMVELHFRALVGYGQTLEAEALLARAEEATLEGRRVRYLRAEDELVYLAIHASNHLLQRLAWLFDLKLRVLASPGLDWGRVVEVARGTAFPHLAWYALEAARRLTGAAVPEEVLAALAPPLWQRRMAARFFTAGRLLETELMNHKPAWVAAKLLLAPRLLPMARYTLRRLWDDGLTVLRSR